A DNA window from Kitasatospora atroaurantiaca contains the following coding sequences:
- a CDS encoding carbohydrate ABC transporter permease yields the protein MSRTAPRTSRRAPRSVGQTSYRLLAGAVLTVFVVFFVLPVLWLLLAATKTDQQLVHDHPLSFGSFGTLADNWHALSGFQDGAILLWLGNSALYAVVSLVITLCVSVPAGYALAMTEFRGRKTLLVTTLIVMLMPTATLVVPLFLEINAARLIGTMWSIVLPYSFYPFGVYLTYIYFTTAVPKDLLAAARMDGCSEFGVFRLIALPLATPVIALVGFFSFVANWTNYFLPYVMLPESDQMPVQVGVGNLLSSVPQFNPAAGTAAVERPELALATLVAITPVLVVFLFAQRFLVSGMLAGATKE from the coding sequence ATGAGCCGAACCGCACCCCGGACGTCGCGGCGGGCCCCCCGGTCCGTGGGTCAGACGTCGTACCGGCTGCTGGCCGGCGCGGTCCTGACGGTGTTCGTGGTGTTCTTCGTCCTGCCGGTGCTCTGGCTGCTCCTGGCGGCGACCAAGACCGACCAGCAGCTGGTCCACGACCACCCGCTCTCCTTCGGCTCCTTCGGCACGCTCGCGGACAACTGGCACGCGCTGAGCGGGTTCCAGGACGGCGCGATCCTGCTCTGGCTGGGCAACTCCGCCCTGTACGCCGTCGTCTCGCTGGTCATCACGCTCTGCGTGTCGGTGCCCGCCGGGTACGCGCTGGCCATGACCGAGTTCCGCGGCCGCAAGACCCTGCTGGTCACCACGCTGATCGTCATGCTGATGCCGACCGCCACGCTGGTGGTGCCGCTGTTCCTGGAGATCAACGCGGCGCGCCTGATCGGCACCATGTGGTCGATCGTCCTGCCGTACTCGTTCTACCCGTTCGGCGTGTACCTGACGTACATCTACTTCACCACCGCCGTACCGAAGGACCTGCTGGCGGCGGCCCGGATGGACGGCTGCTCCGAGTTCGGCGTCTTCCGTCTGATCGCCCTGCCGCTGGCGACCCCGGTCATCGCGCTGGTGGGCTTCTTCAGCTTCGTCGCCAACTGGACGAACTACTTCCTGCCGTACGTGATGCTCCCCGAGAGCGACCAGATGCCGGTCCAGGTCGGCGTCGGCAACCTCCTCAGCAGCGTGCCGCAGTTCAACCCGGCCGCCGGCACGGCCGCGGTCGAGCGCCCGGAGTTGGCTCTCGCGACCCTGGTCGCCATCACCCCGGTGCTCGTGGTCTTCCTCTTCGCCCAGCGCTTCCTGGTCAGCGGCATGCTCGCCGGCGCCACCAAGGAATAG
- a CDS encoding L-rhamnose mutarotase, with amino-acid sequence MKRFAQTIKLRPEHREEYLKLHSAVWPGVEAALIRANIRNYSIYLHGDVLFAYYEYHGEDFDADIAELEADPVTQEWWTHTDPCQEPFPDRGDSRQWTNLPEIWHLSEPGEQPTAD; translated from the coding sequence ATGAAGCGCTTCGCTCAGACCATCAAGCTCCGGCCCGAGCACCGCGAGGAGTACCTGAAGCTCCACTCCGCCGTGTGGCCCGGGGTCGAGGCGGCCCTGATCCGGGCGAACATCCGCAACTACAGCATCTACCTCCACGGCGACGTGCTGTTCGCGTACTACGAGTACCACGGCGAGGACTTCGACGCCGACATCGCGGAGCTGGAGGCCGACCCGGTGACCCAGGAGTGGTGGACGCACACCGACCCCTGCCAGGAGCCCTTCCCGGACCGGGGCGACTCCCGCCAGTGGACGAACCTCCCCGAGATCTGGCACCTGAGCGAACCCGGCGAGCAGCCCACCGCCGACTGA
- a CDS encoding amidohydrolase family protein produces MTSTQPPVLIDAHHHLWDLAQRPQSWLDEPGLESIRRTFTPDDLRATATQEVAGRRLHSTVVVQCIPDVPETEDLLALAAQEPLIDAVVGWVDLTSPGVGDDLDLLLAGPGGSYLRSLRSLVQGEPDLEWLQRAEVERGLAEVEKRGLGYDVLVRSHQLDQAAKLAERFPELPQVLDHAGKPDIAGGELGEWERRLRRLAGHPQVVCKVSGLITEADHQNWTIADMRPVWDVLLDAFGPDRLMFGSDWPVANLAGGWNCWAATVDVLLDGFSADETSAILAGTATAFYRLTRTEETLESR; encoded by the coding sequence GTGACCTCCACCCAGCCGCCCGTGCTCATCGACGCCCACCACCACCTGTGGGACCTTGCCCAGCGCCCGCAGTCGTGGCTCGACGAGCCCGGCCTGGAATCGATCCGCCGCACCTTCACCCCGGACGACCTGCGCGCCACCGCCACCCAGGAGGTGGCGGGCCGCCGGCTGCACAGCACGGTGGTCGTGCAGTGCATCCCGGACGTGCCCGAGACCGAGGACCTGCTCGCGCTCGCCGCACAGGAGCCGCTGATCGATGCCGTGGTCGGCTGGGTGGACCTCACGTCCCCCGGGGTCGGTGACGACCTCGACCTGCTGCTCGCCGGGCCGGGCGGCAGCTACCTGCGGTCGCTGCGCAGCCTGGTCCAGGGCGAGCCGGACCTGGAGTGGCTGCAGCGGGCCGAGGTCGAACGCGGCCTGGCGGAGGTCGAGAAGCGCGGGCTGGGCTACGACGTGCTCGTCCGCAGCCACCAGCTCGACCAGGCCGCCAAGCTGGCCGAGCGCTTCCCCGAGCTGCCCCAGGTGCTCGACCACGCCGGCAAGCCGGACATCGCCGGCGGCGAACTGGGGGAGTGGGAGCGCCGGCTGCGCCGGCTGGCCGGGCACCCCCAGGTGGTCTGCAAGGTGTCCGGCCTGATCACCGAGGCCGACCACCAGAACTGGACCATCGCCGACATGCGGCCGGTGTGGGACGTCCTGCTGGACGCCTTCGGCCCCGACCGGCTGATGTTCGGCTCGGACTGGCCGGTGGCGAACCTCGCCGGAGGCTGGAACTGCTGGGCCGCCACCGTGGACGTCCTGCTCGACGGGTTCTCCGCCGACGAGACGTCGGCGATCCTCGCGGGCACCGCGACCGCCTTCTACCGCCTCACCCGTACCGAAGAGACTCTGGAATCACGATGA
- a CDS encoding zinc-dependent alcohol dehydrogenase, with protein MTLAVRYTAARTLDTAPVEPSEPGPGEVLLAPAYVGICGTDLHIFHGDMDARVAAPAVLGHEMAGRVVKVGAGVEGWRPGDAVTVMPLAWDGTCPACRAGNSHICQNLDFIGIDSPGAMQQRWTVPADTLIRLPDSLALDKAALVEPTAVAVHDVGRAGVRAGERVVVVGGGPVGILIALVARAAGAEVRVVELSAHRRKLAEESGLVTWDPAAEDVVEAAWEWTGGAGADVAFEVSGAAAGVDTAVEVLGVRGRLCLVAIHPRPREINLHRFFWRELTLVGARLYDRTDFERAVELVADGTIPAERLISKVVPLTEAPAAFEALEGGGDVMKILVDCTSDTEGASA; from the coding sequence ATGACGCTTGCTGTCCGTTACACGGCTGCCCGGACGTTGGACACGGCTCCGGTGGAGCCGTCCGAGCCCGGTCCGGGCGAGGTGCTGCTGGCTCCCGCGTATGTGGGGATCTGCGGCACCGATCTGCACATCTTCCACGGCGACATGGATGCCCGGGTGGCCGCGCCGGCGGTGCTGGGGCATGAGATGGCCGGGCGGGTGGTGAAGGTCGGTGCCGGGGTGGAGGGTTGGCGGCCCGGGGACGCGGTGACGGTGATGCCGCTGGCCTGGGACGGTACCTGCCCGGCCTGCCGGGCCGGCAACTCGCACATCTGCCAGAACCTGGACTTCATCGGCATCGACTCGCCGGGCGCGATGCAGCAGCGCTGGACCGTCCCCGCCGACACGCTGATCCGGCTGCCGGACTCGCTGGCGCTGGACAAGGCCGCGCTGGTGGAGCCCACCGCGGTGGCCGTGCACGACGTCGGCCGGGCCGGGGTGCGGGCGGGCGAGCGGGTCGTCGTGGTGGGCGGCGGTCCGGTCGGCATCCTGATCGCGCTGGTCGCCCGGGCGGCCGGGGCCGAGGTGAGGGTGGTCGAGCTGAGCGCCCACCGGCGCAAGCTCGCCGAGGAGTCGGGCCTTGTCACCTGGGACCCGGCGGCCGAGGACGTCGTCGAGGCGGCGTGGGAGTGGACCGGCGGCGCGGGCGCGGACGTCGCGTTCGAGGTCTCCGGCGCGGCGGCCGGCGTCGACACCGCCGTCGAGGTGCTGGGCGTGCGCGGCCGGCTGTGCCTGGTGGCGATCCACCCGAGGCCCCGCGAGATCAACCTGCACCGCTTCTTCTGGCGCGAACTCACCCTGGTCGGCGCCCGCCTGTACGACCGGACGGACTTCGAGCGGGCGGTGGAGCTGGTCGCCGACGGCACCATCCCGGCCGAGCGGCTGATCAGCAAGGTGGTGCCGCTCACCGAGGCACCCGCGGCGTTCGAGGCCCTGGAGGGCGGCGGCGACGTGATGAAGATCCTCGTGGACTGCACCAGCGACACCGAGGGAGCGAGCGCGTGA
- a CDS encoding SDR family oxidoreductase encodes MNAFDLTGRLAVVTGARRGIGRAMARALAEAGADVIGVSANLEETGSDVEKDVLAAGRTFEALRTDFADPAAVRALGEQLAGRERPVDILVNNAGTIRRAPAAEHPDSDWDFVLQVNLSAQFALARAVGGAMVARGQGKIIFTASLLSYQGGITVPGYTAAKHGVAGLTKALANEWAGRGVNVNAIAPGYIATDNTQALQDDPVRSKAILERIPAGRWGRAEDLAGATVFLASDAAAYVHGTVLPVDGGWLGR; translated from the coding sequence GTGAACGCCTTCGACCTGACCGGGCGGCTCGCCGTCGTCACCGGAGCCCGGCGCGGCATCGGCCGGGCCATGGCCCGCGCCCTGGCCGAGGCGGGCGCGGACGTGATCGGCGTCAGCGCCAACCTGGAGGAGACCGGCAGCGACGTCGAGAAGGACGTGCTGGCCGCGGGCCGCACCTTCGAGGCGCTCCGCACCGACTTCGCCGATCCGGCGGCGGTGCGGGCGCTGGGCGAGCAACTCGCCGGGCGGGAGCGGCCGGTGGACATCCTGGTCAACAACGCCGGCACCATCCGCCGCGCACCGGCCGCCGAACACCCGGACAGTGACTGGGACTTCGTGCTCCAGGTCAACCTCAGCGCGCAGTTCGCGCTGGCCCGGGCGGTCGGCGGGGCGATGGTCGCGCGCGGCCAGGGGAAGATCATCTTTACGGCCTCGCTGCTCAGCTACCAGGGCGGCATCACCGTCCCCGGCTACACCGCCGCCAAGCACGGCGTGGCCGGCCTGACCAAGGCGCTGGCCAACGAGTGGGCCGGCCGCGGCGTCAACGTCAACGCCATCGCGCCCGGCTACATCGCCACCGACAACACCCAGGCGCTGCAGGACGATCCGGTGCGCAGCAAGGCGATCCTCGAGCGCATCCCGGCCGGACGCTGGGGCCGGGCCGAGGACCTGGCGGGCGCCACCGTCTTCCTGGCCTCGGACGCCGCCGCGTACGTCCACGGCACCGTCCTGCCCGTCGACGGCGGATGGCTGGGCCGATGA
- the eda gene encoding bifunctional 4-hydroxy-2-oxoglutarate aldolase/2-dehydro-3-deoxy-phosphogluconate aldolase: MTAEAAAVLDGARVVPVLTVRQLAAAGPLAEALAAGGARCAEVTFRTPDAEQVLKTMAAHGGLAVGAGTVLTPEQAERAVAAGARFVVSPGFDAEVVDKCRELGVPVVPGIATATELMRALRAGLTTVKLFPAEAVGGLRALRALAAPFPQMRFMPTGGIGPEQLAGYLAEPAVLAVGGSWLATPAHLDAGAYAEIRRLTAEAVEAGAR, from the coding sequence ATGACCGCCGAAGCTGCCGCTGTGCTGGACGGTGCCCGGGTGGTCCCGGTGCTGACGGTCCGTCAACTCGCTGCGGCCGGACCGCTGGCCGAGGCGCTCGCGGCGGGTGGCGCTCGGTGTGCCGAGGTCACCTTCCGCACCCCCGACGCCGAGCAGGTGCTCAAGACCATGGCCGCGCACGGCGGCCTGGCGGTCGGAGCCGGTACCGTCCTGACCCCCGAGCAGGCCGAGCGGGCGGTCGCGGCCGGGGCGCGGTTCGTCGTCTCGCCCGGCTTCGACGCCGAAGTGGTGGACAAGTGCCGGGAGTTGGGTGTGCCCGTGGTGCCCGGCATCGCCACCGCCACCGAGCTGATGCGCGCCCTGCGGGCCGGCCTGACCACCGTCAAGCTCTTCCCCGCCGAGGCCGTGGGCGGTCTGCGGGCACTGCGCGCGCTCGCGGCGCCCTTCCCGCAGATGCGCTTCATGCCGACCGGCGGGATCGGCCCCGAGCAGCTGGCCGGCTACCTCGCCGAGCCCGCGGTGCTGGCCGTCGGCGGCAGCTGGCTGGCCACGCCCGCGCACCTGGACGCCGGTGCGTACGCGGAGATCCGCCGCCTGACGGCCGAGGCCGTGGAAGCGGGTGCGCGGTGA
- a CDS encoding sugar kinase produces MTEVVALGEVMLRFDPGEGRISTARTFQVWEGGGEYNVVRGLRRCFGRRTAVVTALADNAVGRLVEDLVLQGGVDTSLIRWTADHGIGRSARNGLNFVERGFGIRGALGVSDRAHTAVSQLRAGDVDWDTVFAGGVRWFHTGGIFAGLSDTTADVAEEAMAAARRHGLTVSYDPNYRPSLWADRGGPERARETDLRLAPYADVVVGALGLAGSRPGADRFTADQVLDALTSVAGRLPGAQVLATTLREVPSAGVNDWSSAAWSAKTGYVLGPSMPGLHVLDRIGSGDGFATGLIHGLLASAGLERALAYGTALGALTMTTPGDVAMASAAEVEALIAGASAAVRR; encoded by the coding sequence GTGACCGAGGTGGTGGCCCTGGGCGAGGTCATGCTGCGCTTCGACCCGGGGGAGGGCCGGATCAGCACCGCCCGCACCTTCCAGGTCTGGGAAGGCGGCGGTGAGTACAACGTGGTGCGCGGGCTGCGCCGCTGCTTCGGCCGCCGGACGGCCGTGGTCACCGCGCTCGCCGACAACGCGGTGGGCCGGCTCGTCGAGGACCTGGTGCTGCAAGGCGGCGTGGACACCTCGCTGATCCGCTGGACGGCCGACCACGGCATCGGCCGCAGCGCACGCAACGGCCTCAACTTCGTCGAGCGCGGCTTCGGCATCCGCGGCGCCCTCGGGGTGAGCGACCGCGCCCACACGGCCGTCTCCCAACTGCGTGCGGGAGACGTCGACTGGGACACCGTCTTCGCGGGCGGGGTGCGCTGGTTCCACACCGGCGGCATCTTCGCCGGCCTGTCCGACACCACCGCCGACGTCGCCGAGGAGGCGATGGCCGCCGCGCGCCGCCACGGCCTCACCGTCTCGTACGACCCCAACTACCGCCCGAGCCTGTGGGCCGACCGGGGCGGACCCGAGCGGGCCCGCGAGACCGACCTGCGGCTCGCCCCGTACGCGGACGTGGTGGTCGGCGCCCTGGGCCTGGCGGGCAGCCGCCCCGGCGCCGACCGCTTCACCGCCGACCAGGTGCTGGACGCACTCACCTCGGTGGCCGGCCGGCTCCCCGGCGCCCAAGTGCTGGCCACCACCCTGCGCGAGGTCCCCTCGGCCGGCGTGAACGACTGGTCCTCGGCCGCCTGGTCGGCCAAGACCGGTTACGTCCTCGGCCCCTCGATGCCCGGCCTGCACGTCCTGGACCGCATCGGCTCCGGCGACGGCTTCGCCACCGGCCTGATCCACGGCCTGCTCGCCAGTGCCGGTCTGGAGCGCGCCCTCGCCTACGGCACCGCCCTCGGCGCCCTCACCATGACGACGCCCGGTGACGTCGCGATGGCCTCGGCCGCCGAGGTCGAGGCGCTGATCGCGGGTGCCTCCGCCGCCGTCAGACGCTGA
- a CDS encoding aldo/keto reductase, translating into MRLRKIKNTPVGVTELGFGASVIGNLYRVTPSFDAAAAIDAAWDASIRYFDTAPHYGLGLSERRLGDALQVRPREEYVISSKVGRLLVPNERPCGADTEGFAVREDLRRQWDFSRDGVHRSIEETLGRTGLDRLDVVYLHDPDDHWQQAAEEAIPALADLRDQGVIGAIGAGMNQSAMLTRFLRETAADVVMTAGRYTLLDQSALDDVLPAAQELGKSVVAVGVFNSGLLSQDRPASGMKYDYQDASTDLVQQAQAIADVCEQHGTTLPAAAIAFPFTHPAVVNVTLGMRTADQVERNAELHRRPVPAGLWDHLRAEGLIRADVPGSGSDAD; encoded by the coding sequence TTGCGCCTCCGGAAGATCAAGAACACACCGGTCGGGGTCACCGAGCTCGGCTTCGGTGCCTCGGTGATCGGCAACCTGTACCGCGTCACCCCGAGCTTCGACGCGGCGGCCGCGATCGACGCGGCCTGGGACGCCAGCATCCGCTACTTCGACACCGCACCGCACTACGGCCTCGGCCTCTCCGAGCGACGGCTCGGTGACGCTCTCCAGGTGCGCCCGCGGGAGGAATACGTCATCTCCTCGAAGGTGGGCAGGCTGCTCGTCCCCAACGAGCGGCCGTGCGGGGCCGACACCGAGGGCTTCGCCGTCCGCGAGGACCTGCGCCGCCAGTGGGACTTCAGCCGTGACGGAGTGCACCGCTCCATCGAGGAGACGCTGGGGCGCACGGGCCTGGACCGCCTGGACGTCGTCTACCTGCACGACCCCGACGACCACTGGCAGCAGGCCGCCGAGGAGGCCATACCCGCGCTGGCCGACCTGCGCGACCAGGGTGTCATCGGCGCCATCGGCGCCGGCATGAACCAGTCGGCCATGCTCACCCGCTTCCTGCGCGAGACCGCCGCCGACGTGGTGATGACCGCCGGGCGCTACACCCTCCTCGACCAGTCCGCGTTGGACGATGTCCTTCCCGCGGCGCAGGAGCTGGGCAAGAGCGTCGTCGCGGTCGGCGTGTTCAACTCCGGACTGCTCTCCCAGGACAGGCCCGCGTCCGGCATGAAGTACGACTACCAGGACGCCTCGACGGACCTGGTCCAGCAGGCGCAGGCCATCGCCGACGTCTGTGAGCAGCACGGCACCACCCTGCCCGCCGCCGCCATCGCCTTCCCGTTCACCCACCCCGCCGTCGTCAACGTCACCCTGGGCATGCGGACCGCCGACCAGGTCGAACGCAACGCGGAGCTCCACCGCCGGCCCGTCCCCGCAGGCCTCTGGGACCATCTGCGCGCCGAAGGCCTGATCAGAGCGGACGTGCCGGGTTCGGGCTCCGACGCCGACTGA
- a CDS encoding fumarylacetoacetate hydrolase family protein: MKLLRIGAPGEEVPAVRGEDGRVFALSGLTGDVDGAFLASDGVQRARAALAAGELPEVDATGLRVGAPVARPGKVVCVGLNYRDHAEETGAAIPARPVVFMKDPATVVGPYDEVLIPRGSVKTDWEVELAVVIGRQARYLADPTDAVDCIAGYTISNDVSEREFQLEYSAQWDLGKSCETFNPMGPWLVTADEVGDPQALGLRLAVNGEPRQDGNTKNMIFDIAHLVWYLSQYMVLNPGDVINTGTPAGVALGLPGTPYLREGDAVELSIDGLGTQRQTFRNA, encoded by the coding sequence ATGAAGTTGCTTCGGATCGGGGCACCGGGCGAGGAAGTCCCGGCAGTCCGCGGCGAGGACGGACGCGTGTTCGCCCTCTCGGGGCTGACCGGGGACGTCGACGGGGCTTTCCTCGCCTCGGACGGGGTCCAGCGGGCCCGGGCGGCGCTGGCTGCCGGTGAGCTGCCCGAGGTCGACGCCACCGGTCTGCGGGTCGGTGCGCCGGTGGCGCGGCCGGGCAAGGTGGTGTGCGTCGGTCTCAACTACCGTGACCACGCGGAGGAGACCGGGGCGGCCATCCCCGCCCGGCCGGTGGTCTTCATGAAGGACCCGGCGACCGTGGTCGGCCCGTACGACGAGGTGCTGATCCCGCGCGGCTCGGTGAAGACCGACTGGGAGGTGGAACTCGCCGTCGTGATCGGCCGTCAGGCCCGCTACCTCGCCGACCCCACCGACGCGGTGGACTGCATCGCGGGCTACACGATCAGCAACGACGTCTCCGAGCGGGAGTTCCAGCTCGAGTACTCCGCGCAGTGGGACCTCGGCAAGTCCTGCGAGACCTTCAACCCGATGGGCCCCTGGCTGGTCACCGCGGACGAGGTGGGCGACCCGCAGGCGCTCGGCCTGCGCCTGGCCGTCAACGGCGAGCCTCGCCAGGACGGCAACACGAAGAACATGATCTTCGACATCGCCCACCTGGTCTGGTACCTGAGCCAGTACATGGTGCTCAACCCCGGCGACGTGATCAACACCGGCACCCCCGCCGGCGTGGCCCTCGGTCTGCCCGGCACCCCCTACCTGCGTGAGGGCGACGCCGTCGAGCTGTCCATCGACGGCCTGGGCACCCAGCGCCAGACGTTCCGCAACGCGTGA
- a CDS encoding SDR family NAD(P)-dependent oxidoreductase, whose amino-acid sequence MTATDFAGLTAVVTGGASGIGLATASLLAERGARVAVLDLDPASLKEPLVGFTADVSDDASVRAAVDAAADAFGGIDVVVNCAGISAIGTVEDNPDEQWGRVLDVNLVGVVRTIRAALPYLRRSENASVVNIGSIVVTTGLPQRALYAAGKGAVMSLTLSMAADHVREGIRFNCVNPGTVDTPWVGRLLDAAADPAAERAALNARQPTGRMVTAEEVAAAIAYLASPAAASVTGTALAVDGGMAGLRLRPAETKA is encoded by the coding sequence ATGACGGCCACCGATTTTGCGGGACTGACGGCGGTGGTTACCGGCGGCGCCTCCGGGATAGGCCTCGCCACCGCGTCCCTGCTCGCGGAGCGCGGCGCCCGGGTGGCCGTTCTGGATCTCGACCCCGCATCGTTGAAGGAGCCGCTGGTCGGCTTCACCGCCGATGTCAGCGACGACGCCTCGGTCCGTGCCGCGGTCGACGCGGCGGCCGACGCCTTCGGCGGAATCGACGTCGTGGTCAACTGCGCGGGCATCAGCGCGATCGGCACGGTGGAGGACAACCCGGACGAGCAGTGGGGCCGGGTCCTCGACGTCAACCTGGTCGGGGTCGTCCGGACCATCCGGGCCGCCCTGCCGTACCTGCGCCGGTCCGAGAACGCCTCGGTGGTCAACATCGGCTCCATCGTCGTCACCACCGGCCTGCCGCAGCGCGCGCTGTACGCGGCCGGCAAGGGCGCCGTGATGTCGCTGACGCTGTCGATGGCCGCCGACCACGTCCGCGAGGGCATCCGGTTCAACTGCGTCAACCCCGGCACCGTCGACACCCCGTGGGTCGGCCGGCTGCTCGACGCCGCCGCCGACCCGGCCGCCGAGCGCGCCGCGCTGAACGCCCGGCAGCCCACCGGCCGCATGGTCACCGCCGAGGAGGTGGCCGCCGCCATCGCCTACCTGGCCTCCCCCGCGGCCGCCTCGGTCACCGGCACCGCCCTCGCGGTCGACGGCGGCATGGCGGGCCTGCGCCTGCGACCCGCCGAGACGAAGGCCTGA
- a CDS encoding aldo/keto reductase has protein sequence MHQNTLGRGPVRVSALAFGAAAIGNLFTQVTDTEAEQAVTAAWEAGVRYFDTAPHYGLGLSERRLGTVLRGLPREEYTISTKVGRLLEPSDLGGDDLANGFAVPATHRRRWDFSAEGVRRSIEDSLDRLGLDRIDIAYLHDPDDHLDQAIGEAYPELARMRAEGLVGAIGVGMNQAEAPARFVRETDLDVVLLAGRYTLLDQRGLVELLPLAERHGVSVVVGGAFNSGLLADPKPGATFDYAAAPDELLSRALELKEVCERHGVPLRAAALQFPFGHPAVASVLVGTRTAGEVRDAAAMLHHPVPDLLWAELKERGLLPEDVPTPREAG, from the coding sequence ATGCACCAGAACACCCTCGGGCGGGGGCCGGTGCGGGTCAGCGCACTCGCCTTCGGCGCGGCGGCCATCGGCAACCTGTTCACCCAGGTCACCGACACCGAGGCCGAGCAGGCCGTCACCGCCGCCTGGGAGGCCGGTGTCCGCTACTTCGACACCGCCCCGCACTACGGCCTCGGCCTGTCCGAACGCCGGCTCGGCACCGTGCTGCGCGGCCTGCCCCGCGAGGAGTACACGATCTCCACCAAGGTCGGCCGGCTGCTGGAGCCGTCCGACCTCGGCGGCGACGACCTCGCCAACGGCTTCGCCGTCCCAGCCACCCACCGCCGGCGCTGGGACTTCAGCGCCGAGGGCGTGCGCCGCTCCATCGAGGACAGCCTCGACCGGCTCGGCCTGGACCGGATCGACATCGCCTACCTGCACGACCCCGACGACCATCTGGACCAGGCCATCGGCGAGGCCTACCCGGAGCTGGCGCGGATGCGCGCCGAGGGACTGGTCGGCGCGATCGGCGTCGGCATGAACCAGGCAGAGGCGCCCGCGCGCTTCGTCCGCGAGACCGACCTCGACGTGGTCCTGCTGGCCGGCCGCTACACGCTGCTCGACCAGCGTGGCCTCGTCGAGCTACTGCCGCTCGCCGAGCGGCACGGCGTGTCCGTGGTGGTCGGCGGGGCCTTCAACTCCGGCCTGCTGGCCGACCCGAAACCCGGCGCCACCTTCGACTACGCCGCAGCACCCGACGAACTGCTCAGCCGAGCACTGGAGTTGAAGGAGGTCTGCGAGCGCCACGGGGTGCCGCTGCGGGCCGCCGCGCTGCAGTTCCCGTTCGGCCACCCGGCCGTCGCGAGCGTGCTGGTCGGCACCCGGACCGCGGGCGAGGTGCGGGACGCCGCGGCGATGCTCCACCACCCCGTCCCCGACCTCCTGTGGGCGGAGCTCAAGGAGCGCGGGCTGCTGCCCGAGGACGTACCGACCCCCAGGGAGGCGGGCTGA
- a CDS encoding (Fe-S)-binding protein, which yields MRIALFITCFNDTMFPGTGRAVVDVLERLGHTVDFPQEQTCCGQMHFNTGYRPDAVPLVDRFARVFGEYDAVVTPSASCAGMVRENHPVLAEEHSSARLQADVAQLVPRVHEFTEFLVDVLGVSDVGAAFPHRVAYHPTCHSLRGLRLGDRPQRLLKAVKDLDLVDIPAADSCCGFGGTFAVKNADTSTAMLADKMRSVLDSGADVLCAADNSCLLHIGGGLSRQGSAVRTMHLAEILAATEGGPR from the coding sequence ATGCGGATCGCCCTGTTCATCACCTGCTTCAACGACACCATGTTCCCCGGCACCGGCCGGGCCGTGGTCGACGTCCTCGAACGGCTCGGCCACACGGTCGACTTCCCGCAGGAGCAGACCTGCTGCGGGCAGATGCACTTCAACACCGGCTACCGGCCCGACGCCGTCCCGCTGGTGGACCGCTTCGCCCGGGTCTTCGGCGAGTACGACGCGGTGGTCACCCCGTCGGCGTCCTGCGCCGGCATGGTGCGCGAGAACCACCCGGTGCTGGCCGAGGAGCACAGCAGCGCCCGGCTCCAGGCCGATGTGGCGCAGCTGGTGCCCCGGGTCCACGAGTTCACCGAGTTCCTGGTCGACGTGCTGGGGGTGAGCGACGTCGGCGCCGCCTTCCCGCACCGGGTCGCCTACCACCCGACCTGCCACTCGCTGCGCGGCCTGCGGCTCGGCGACCGTCCGCAGCGGCTGCTGAAGGCAGTCAAGGACCTCGACCTGGTCGACATCCCGGCGGCAGACTCCTGCTGCGGCTTCGGCGGGACGTTCGCCGTCAAGAACGCCGACACCTCCACCGCGATGCTCGCCGACAAGATGCGCAGCGTGCTCGACAGCGGCGCCGACGTGCTCTGCGCCGCCGACAACTCCTGCCTGCTGCACATCGGCGGCGGCCTCTCCCGGCAGGGCAGCGCCGTCCGCACCATGCATCTGGCCGAGATCCTGGCCGCGACCGAGGGAGGACCGCGATGA